The following coding sequences are from one Streptomyces sp. NBC_00536 window:
- a CDS encoding gamma carbonic anhydrase family protein, whose protein sequence is MTFQADQGSGAFVAGVGGKKPAIHPEAFTAPTSVVVGDVSLAAGASIWYSAVLRADCGRITLGADSNVQDNCTLHVDPGFPVTIGDRVSIGHNAVVHGCTVEDDCLIGMGATVLNGAVIGAGSLVAAQALVPQGMVVPPGSLVAGVPAKVRRPLTEEERAGISLNATMYVELAKQHRAAVEDPA, encoded by the coding sequence ATGACGTTTCAGGCGGACCAGGGATCCGGCGCGTTCGTCGCCGGCGTCGGCGGGAAGAAGCCGGCCATCCACCCCGAGGCGTTCACCGCGCCGACGTCCGTCGTCGTCGGCGACGTCAGCCTCGCCGCCGGAGCGAGCATCTGGTACTCGGCGGTGCTGCGGGCCGACTGCGGGCGGATCACGCTCGGCGCGGACAGCAACGTCCAGGACAACTGCACGCTCCACGTCGACCCCGGCTTCCCGGTGACCATCGGCGACCGCGTCTCCATCGGCCACAACGCGGTGGTGCACGGCTGCACCGTCGAGGACGACTGCCTGATCGGCATGGGCGCGACCGTCCTCAACGGCGCGGTGATCGGCGCGGGCTCCCTGGTGGCCGCCCAGGCGCTGGTGCCGCAGGGCATGGTCGTCCCGCCGGGCTCCCTGGTCGCGGGCGTCCCGGCGAAGGTCCGGCGTCCGCTGACGGAGGAGGAGCGGGCGGGCATCAGCCTGAACGCGACGATGTACGTCGAGCTGGCGAAGCAGCACCGCGCGGCGGTCGAGGACCCCGCGTAG
- a CDS encoding acyltransferase, producing MPKNRNTFSSVSPAELRAALTALRRRAASRVVHAGWRWAQQAGAVTARTPGRLRFGAIGPSTRLAFPQGTVFGERWIHLGDHCIIAEQVTLTAGMMPDLDLGRDPVLVLGNGVVLGRGSHVIADTRITIGSDTFCGPGVYITSTNHSYDDPHEPVGKQWPRSAPVEIGPGCWLGTGAVILPGARLGRNVVVAAGAVVRGEVPDHAVVAGAPARIVRRWEPETGWQPPLRTPAPVPIPEGVTPAQLRALEEAERIAESRRIP from the coding sequence GTGCCGAAGAACAGAAACACGTTCTCATCCGTCTCGCCCGCGGAGCTGCGCGCGGCCCTGACCGCCCTGCGCCGCCGGGCCGCGAGCCGGGTCGTCCACGCGGGCTGGCGCTGGGCGCAGCAGGCGGGCGCGGTCACCGCGCGGACCCCCGGGCGGCTGCGCTTCGGCGCCATCGGCCCCAGCACCCGCCTCGCCTTCCCGCAGGGCACCGTCTTCGGCGAGCGCTGGATCCACCTGGGCGACCACTGCATCATCGCCGAGCAGGTCACGCTGACCGCCGGGATGATGCCCGACCTCGACCTCGGCCGCGATCCGGTGCTGGTCCTCGGCAACGGCGTGGTGCTCGGCCGGGGCAGCCACGTCATCGCGGACACCCGGATCACCATCGGATCGGACACCTTCTGCGGGCCCGGTGTCTACATCACGTCCACGAACCACAGTTACGACGACCCGCACGAGCCCGTCGGCAAGCAGTGGCCGCGCAGCGCGCCGGTGGAGATCGGCCCCGGCTGCTGGCTCGGCACGGGCGCGGTGATCCTCCCCGGGGCCCGGCTCGGCCGCAACGTGGTGGTGGCCGCGGGAGCCGTCGTCCGCGGCGAGGTGCCCGACCACGCCGTGGTCGCCGGGGCGCCCGCGCGGATCGTCCGCCGCTGGGAGCCGGAGACGGGCTGGCAGCCGCCGCTGCGCACCCCGGCCCCGGTGCCGATACCGGAAGGGGTGACTCCGGCGCAACTGCGGGCACTGGAAGAGGCCGAACGTATCGCCGAGTCCCGCCGGATTCCGTAG